The proteins below are encoded in one region of Actinomycetota bacterium:
- a CDS encoding DUF3566 domain-containing protein has product MTRRRTVVRRLEPWSVLKISLLFYSCLWLVLLVAMLVLWTAVTRLGIVDEVLRFLRELSLTVRIDGATITRILVAAAALNVLLWSAVNVFLAYLYNLLADLVGGLRVTLLDEE; this is encoded by the coding sequence ATGACGCGGCGACGCACGGTGGTGCGGCGGCTTGAGCCCTGGTCGGTGCTGAAGATCAGCCTGCTCTTCTACAGCTGCCTGTGGCTGGTCCTGCTCGTGGCCATGCTCGTGCTGTGGACGGCCGTGACCCGGCTGGGCATCGTCGACGAGGTGTTGCGCTTCCTGCGGGAGCTGAGCCTGACGGTCCGCATCGACGGTGCGACCATCACGCGCATCCTCGTGGCGGCCGCCGCCCTCAACGTGCTGCTGTGGAGCGCCGTGAACGTGTTCCTCGCCTACCTGTACAACCTGCTCGCCGACCTCGTCGGCGGCCT